The following coding sequences lie in one Arthrobacter globiformis genomic window:
- a CDS encoding type IV secretory system conjugative DNA transfer family protein — MSAPNRKGMGLGDAILVWLAIGFIVVFCGGTYAAAHLGSWMAGIDAPPAHPIDLIAGLIKGRVPWPTQSTIVVCAIAGLILLLAMVVLVAWRKGASKRARVDKAARYLGRGKSLAAFSEKGAQAKAERLGVKETPGIVVGKVVSTGQKFVQSWEDLSLDIWGPRTGKSTSRVMPAILDAPGAVVSTSNKRDVVDGTRGVREATAPVWVFDPQKIAQEEPDWWWNPLSYVTDEEKAYKLTQHFSVGSRVPGSKPDAYFDPKAEDILSSYFLAAALGNLPITQVYLWVTEQVSQEPIEILREHDYELQYKGLESTLKLADKQRDGIFGTAEKMIQCLKSRNTLRWVAPAGGATVTGDQRRQFDPHSFAASQETIYILSKEGAGSAAPLTTALTVAIAEAMEERAERSGGRLPKPVLFALDELANVVRWAGLPDQFSHYGSKGLIVMGILQSWSQGVELWGEANMRKIWSAANVKVYGGGVAEEGFLRALSDLIGDYSYINVSVSSGKSGSSRSRQESKERIFDVSNLAELDRGRAVILASGAPATLVRTMPWYTGPHKDVVEASIKKYSPQPEEEPVPIAAAPAANPWVTG, encoded by the coding sequence GTGAGTGCTCCGAACCGTAAAGGGATGGGCCTCGGCGATGCCATCCTGGTCTGGCTGGCCATCGGCTTCATCGTCGTCTTTTGCGGCGGCACCTACGCGGCCGCCCACCTCGGCTCCTGGATGGCCGGCATCGACGCGCCCCCGGCGCACCCCATCGACCTCATCGCAGGGCTCATCAAAGGTCGAGTGCCCTGGCCAACCCAGTCCACCATTGTTGTATGCGCCATCGCTGGCTTGATCCTGCTCCTGGCCATGGTCGTACTCGTGGCCTGGCGGAAGGGCGCATCCAAGCGCGCCCGGGTCGACAAGGCCGCACGCTACCTGGGCCGCGGCAAGTCCCTCGCCGCGTTCTCCGAAAAGGGAGCACAGGCCAAGGCAGAGCGGCTGGGGGTAAAGGAAACACCGGGGATCGTCGTCGGCAAGGTGGTCTCCACCGGCCAGAAGTTCGTCCAGTCGTGGGAAGACCTCAGCCTCGATATTTGGGGGCCCCGAACGGGTAAGTCGACTTCACGGGTGATGCCCGCGATCCTGGACGCGCCCGGCGCCGTGGTCTCAACGTCGAACAAGCGTGACGTCGTGGACGGTACCCGTGGCGTCCGAGAAGCCACGGCCCCAGTGTGGGTCTTCGACCCGCAAAAGATCGCCCAGGAAGAACCGGACTGGTGGTGGAACCCGCTCTCTTACGTCACCGACGAAGAAAAGGCCTACAAACTCACCCAGCACTTCTCGGTCGGATCACGGGTGCCGGGGTCCAAGCCCGACGCCTACTTCGATCCCAAGGCCGAGGACATTCTCTCTTCGTACTTCCTCGCGGCCGCACTGGGCAATTTGCCGATCACGCAGGTGTACCTCTGGGTGACAGAGCAGGTCAGCCAGGAACCCATCGAAATCCTCCGGGAGCATGACTACGAGCTGCAGTACAAGGGCCTGGAGTCCACGCTGAAGCTGGCTGACAAGCAGCGCGACGGTATCTTCGGCACCGCCGAGAAGATGATCCAGTGCCTGAAGAGTCGGAACACGCTCCGCTGGGTCGCCCCCGCCGGCGGCGCGACGGTCACCGGAGACCAGCGCCGGCAGTTCGACCCGCATTCCTTCGCCGCGTCTCAGGAGACGATTTACATCCTCTCTAAGGAAGGGGCGGGGTCAGCCGCCCCGCTCACCACCGCGCTGACGGTAGCCATCGCTGAGGCGATGGAGGAACGGGCCGAGCGCAGCGGCGGCCGGCTGCCCAAACCGGTCTTGTTCGCCCTGGACGAGCTGGCCAACGTTGTTCGTTGGGCCGGCCTGCCGGATCAGTTCAGCCACTACGGCTCCAAAGGCCTGATCGTCATGGGCATCCTGCAGTCCTGGTCCCAAGGCGTGGAGCTGTGGGGCGAGGCGAACATGCGGAAGATCTGGTCCGCGGCGAACGTCAAGGTCTATGGCGGCGGCGTCGCCGAAGAAGGTTTCCTCCGCGCCCTCTCTGACCTGATCGGGGACTACAGCTACATCAACGTTTCCGTCTCATCAGGGAAGTCTGGATCCAGCCGCTCCCGCCAGGAGAGCAAGGAACGCATCTTCGACGTCTCCAACCTCGCCGAACTGGACCGCGGCCGCGCCGTAATCCTCGCATCTGGCGCGCCGGCCACCTTGGTCCGGACGATGCCCTGGTACACCGGGCCGCACAAGGACGTTGTGGAAGCGTCCATCAAAAAGTACAGCCCGCAGCCGGAGGAAGAACCAGTACCGATAGCAGCGGCGCCGGCCGCAAATCCATGGGTAACCGGGTAG
- a CDS encoding EAL domain-containing protein, translated as MQSPQDVDCLTLRRQVMELIEDVLKDPDPDRDWARAQLRELLAAYPGNPERALLEHLIATRNQTDFAEENNVPSDKDVDRAPSASVDTGPRPVPFERRTKKRIQAVLGNRMLLTAFQPIRELPAGRVTGFEALTRFVSKDGASADTWFREAAAIGLGTDLELAALQCALSAAREIPPHLFIAFNLSPKTFTQAPLREMLEHSHVAVDRIVVDLTGPADSGDWEAAARALDPLRQRGLRVAVDGSGSDAASPAQILSLRPDIIRLDRDFITAIAASPARDDHAVVALAFEVGAVLAAEGVETEAELAAVVEAGLTEGQGYLLGRPSVHPLDWSAWIIQAETTATGPYLGGSKT; from the coding sequence ATGCAGTCGCCACAGGACGTGGACTGCCTGACTCTGCGCCGCCAGGTCATGGAGCTGATCGAGGACGTCCTGAAGGATCCTGATCCTGACCGTGATTGGGCCAGGGCCCAGCTGCGTGAGCTCCTGGCCGCGTACCCGGGGAATCCGGAGCGGGCGCTGCTGGAACACCTGATCGCCACACGAAATCAGACGGACTTCGCTGAGGAAAACAACGTCCCCTCCGACAAGGACGTGGACAGGGCACCCTCCGCGTCCGTGGATACCGGTCCCCGGCCCGTTCCCTTCGAACGTCGCACGAAAAAGAGAATCCAAGCCGTGCTGGGCAACAGGATGCTGCTGACGGCTTTTCAGCCTATTAGGGAACTGCCGGCCGGAAGAGTTACCGGCTTCGAGGCCCTGACGAGGTTTGTGAGCAAGGACGGAGCCAGCGCCGACACATGGTTCAGGGAGGCCGCCGCCATTGGCCTTGGCACGGACCTGGAGCTCGCTGCTCTCCAGTGCGCACTATCTGCAGCTCGGGAAATCCCCCCGCATCTATTCATCGCCTTCAACCTGAGCCCCAAGACGTTCACCCAGGCGCCACTCCGGGAGATGCTGGAACACTCCCACGTGGCCGTGGACAGGATCGTCGTGGACCTGACAGGACCGGCCGACAGCGGGGACTGGGAAGCGGCGGCCAGAGCCCTGGACCCGCTCCGCCAACGCGGCCTGCGCGTCGCGGTGGACGGTTCCGGCAGCGACGCCGCGTCACCGGCACAGATCCTGAGCCTGCGGCCGGACATCATCAGGCTCGACCGGGACTTCATCACCGCCATCGCCGCCTCACCGGCCCGTGATGACCATGCCGTGGTGGCGCTTGCCTTCGAAGTGGGTGCCGTCCTGGCCGCCGAAGGCGTAGAAACAGAGGCAGAACTCGCCGCGGTCGTGGAAGCAGGCCTGACCGAAGGACAGGGCTACCTGCTGGGCCGGCCCTCGGTGCATCCCCTTGACTGGTCTGCCTGGATCATTCAGGCAGAAACCACCGCCACCGGGCCATACCTTGGCGGATCGAAAACCTAA
- a CDS encoding SCO6880 family protein: protein MAAINTEYKEPSYGNWRVPRSAGLGNLGAIGTGIVMAGLLMGITTFAIWGLFPGLAVLALAGASALLLTVKDKHGQSVVDRFGTRMSFRLSKSTGTNLYRSGPLGVTEWGMYQLPGLAAKSRLYEFADSYKRPFAMLHVPATSHFTVIFSTEPDGASLVDPEQVDAWVANWGGWLAGLADEAGLDAAAVTVETAPDSGYRLRNEVEMNIDPNAPEFAQAILREVVDTYPEGSATVRAWVSLTFNASLRSGSKKRTPEDVARDLASRIPGLSARLQSTGAGIARPMSAQELCEVVRVAYDPPAALIIDEAHAAGSPVALTWGEVGPTATQANWDDYRHDSAFSVSWTMTGAPRGSVNSSVLSRLLAPHGDIDRKRVSLLYRPMDSAKAATVVERDQNNANVRITSGTRPSARALVDARSAVQTAQEEARGAGLVNFGMVVSATVTDRERLPDAVAAIEQTSGTARVLLRRAYGAQDTAFAASLPLGLVLPKHSMVPSEIKDAL, encoded by the coding sequence GTGGCAGCAATTAACACAGAATACAAGGAGCCGTCCTACGGCAATTGGCGAGTACCGCGCTCCGCCGGCCTGGGCAACCTCGGCGCCATTGGCACCGGGATTGTCATGGCCGGGCTGTTGATGGGCATCACGACCTTCGCTATCTGGGGCCTGTTCCCGGGCCTCGCTGTCCTCGCCCTTGCCGGGGCCAGCGCCCTGTTGCTGACGGTCAAGGACAAGCACGGCCAGTCCGTTGTGGATCGCTTCGGCACCCGTATGAGCTTCCGGCTCTCCAAGTCCACTGGAACGAACCTCTACCGCTCCGGCCCTCTGGGTGTGACGGAGTGGGGCATGTACCAGCTGCCCGGTCTGGCTGCGAAGTCGCGCCTCTACGAGTTCGCCGACTCCTACAAGCGCCCGTTCGCCATGCTGCACGTGCCAGCCACCAGCCACTTCACAGTCATCTTCTCCACCGAACCCGATGGAGCGTCGCTGGTGGACCCTGAGCAGGTCGACGCGTGGGTCGCTAACTGGGGCGGCTGGCTCGCCGGCCTTGCCGACGAAGCCGGACTGGACGCCGCGGCCGTCACCGTCGAGACCGCCCCCGATTCCGGGTACCGGCTGCGGAACGAAGTTGAAATGAACATCGACCCGAACGCACCGGAATTTGCCCAAGCCATTCTGCGCGAGGTTGTTGATACCTACCCGGAGGGATCGGCCACGGTACGTGCCTGGGTGTCCCTGACCTTCAACGCTTCCCTGCGGTCCGGGTCAAAGAAGCGCACGCCTGAAGATGTGGCCCGGGACCTCGCCTCCCGGATCCCGGGCCTGTCAGCCCGCTTGCAGTCCACCGGTGCCGGTATCGCCCGACCGATGTCAGCGCAGGAACTCTGCGAGGTCGTCCGCGTCGCCTACGATCCCCCTGCTGCGCTGATCATTGATGAAGCCCACGCGGCCGGTTCCCCCGTTGCCCTGACTTGGGGTGAGGTCGGCCCCACCGCCACGCAGGCGAACTGGGATGACTACCGCCACGATTCCGCGTTCTCGGTCTCCTGGACCATGACCGGAGCACCGCGCGGGTCCGTGAACTCCTCGGTCCTTTCCCGGCTGCTGGCCCCGCACGGGGACATTGACCGCAAACGGGTATCCCTGCTCTACCGTCCGATGGATTCTGCGAAGGCCGCCACAGTGGTCGAGCGGGACCAGAACAACGCCAACGTCCGCATCACCTCCGGAACCCGGCCCAGCGCCCGTGCCTTGGTCGATGCCCGTTCGGCCGTGCAGACCGCTCAGGAAGAAGCCCGCGGCGCCGGACTGGTGAACTTCGGCATGGTCGTCTCCGCCACAGTGACCGACAGGGAACGGCTGCCTGATGCCGTGGCCGCCATTGAACAGACCTCCGGCACCGCCCGGGTACTGTTGCGCCGCGCGTACGGCGCGCAGGACACCGCGTTCGCGGCGTCACTGCCGCTGGGGCTCGTCTTGCCCAAGCACAGCATGGTGCCCTCGGAAATCAAGGACGCTCTCTAA
- a CDS encoding DUF4913 domain-containing protein, with protein sequence MTIDIGRFSEAPSSDVADAGAKAGEQQKPPELVYGSAEEFLHEQLLPTYVRDVDGRAAKWCLEWYFHPEAVSRVEALWRAWEHLRLDGATGISVWFKDHADHHMSVLLDPRGPFYKCDMQKHRDPEHLEPKKAPAGWFPDVRTQPA encoded by the coding sequence ATGACTATCGACATTGGCCGATTCAGTGAAGCTCCCAGCTCGGACGTAGCGGACGCTGGCGCTAAGGCCGGGGAACAGCAGAAGCCCCCGGAACTGGTCTACGGCTCTGCCGAAGAGTTCCTGCACGAGCAGCTGCTGCCCACCTACGTGCGCGACGTCGATGGGCGCGCAGCAAAATGGTGCCTCGAATGGTACTTCCACCCGGAAGCTGTCTCCCGTGTAGAAGCGCTGTGGCGGGCCTGGGAACATTTAAGACTCGACGGGGCCACAGGCATAAGCGTGTGGTTCAAAGACCACGCAGACCACCACATGAGCGTGCTTCTCGACCCACGCGGACCGTTCTACAAATGCGACATGCAAAAGCACCGCGACCCCGAACACCTCGAACCAAAGAAAGCACCGGCCGGATGGTTCCCAGACGTGCGGACGCAGCCAGCGTAG
- a CDS encoding TetR/AcrR family transcriptional regulator, with protein sequence MTEVDVPRGISFPASLSVPRAGVVDRILATAYDLFSQRGIRDVGVNELIELSGVAKSTFYRHFPSKDDLVLAVLALRDHIWFDEVMAEVQHRSRTSEEELLVIFDVFAERLGDGGYQSNMLIRVLMEMGPDHPLGKACVGYLARIRGHVQTLAEDAGLERCGEFARAWHLLLKGSIISAMEGDPQAAELARLMAKSLIDRHSAQD encoded by the coding sequence ATGACCGAAGTCGACGTTCCGCGCGGCATTTCATTTCCAGCCTCGCTCTCCGTGCCCAGGGCCGGCGTCGTGGATCGTATCCTTGCCACCGCCTATGATCTGTTCTCCCAGCGGGGCATCCGGGATGTCGGCGTCAACGAATTGATTGAATTGTCCGGGGTCGCCAAGTCGACGTTCTACCGGCACTTCCCTTCCAAGGACGATCTGGTCCTGGCAGTTCTGGCCCTGCGGGACCATATCTGGTTCGACGAGGTCATGGCCGAAGTCCAGCATCGCAGTCGCACTTCCGAGGAAGAACTGCTGGTCATCTTTGACGTGTTCGCTGAACGGCTCGGCGACGGCGGTTACCAATCCAACATGCTTATTAGGGTCCTGATGGAAATGGGCCCGGACCATCCCTTAGGCAAAGCCTGCGTGGGTTACCTGGCAAGGATCCGGGGGCACGTGCAAACCTTGGCCGAAGATGCCGGGCTGGAGCGCTGCGGTGAGTTCGCCCGCGCCTGGCACCTCCTGCTGAAAGGATCCATCATTTCCGCCATGGAAGGCGATCCGCAGGCCGCTGAACTCGCCCGGCTCATGGCCAAATCGCTGATCGACCGGCACTCCGCGCAGGACTAA
- a CDS encoding response regulator transcription factor, producing the protein MLGTRTAVVIEDDADVRGLIQAILEASDIDVRTAARGTAGINAVRTNIPDIVILDFGLPDINGLEVINRIRAFSDVYILMLTGHEDVAEQVTSAGANTVMTKPFRPRALKERIHEALQLQLQKP; encoded by the coding sequence ATGTTGGGGACCCGAACGGCTGTTGTAATTGAGGACGACGCGGACGTCCGCGGTCTCATCCAGGCAATCCTTGAGGCTTCAGATATTGACGTCCGGACTGCGGCAAGGGGTACCGCCGGCATCAACGCCGTACGGACAAATATCCCTGACATTGTCATCCTCGATTTCGGCCTTCCCGACATCAACGGCCTTGAAGTAATCAACCGGATAAGGGCCTTCAGCGACGTCTACATCCTCATGCTCACGGGCCACGAAGACGTGGCAGAGCAGGTCACCTCGGCGGGAGCCAACACGGTCATGACCAAGCCATTCCGCCCTCGTGCCTTGAAAGAACGCATCCACGAAGCATTGCAGCTTCAACTCCAAAAACCATAA
- a CDS encoding chromosome partitioning protein ParA, with product MSTTSSEVLAFPNIRAIVRDNGTAEVVVAGNSRIVPAGESLQDLRNNALALVVGEAQTLNRPVRAQIEDPEGHGELIVHPDNRIESVSYEVRPARRRAEASEPAPETVAPAVIETVPAPAPEPVAVPAEPAVAAVAAVDRRPWPPNPVTLDTTPAPAVATEEAPPTRRSLKETSFLVGAPVLEPATQGWRGALTRLGFRMDPSAEELSAREDIRTVSQHWPGPRTIAVVNRKGGANKTPTVVMLSAILARYSGAATVAWDNNESQGTLGWRTEKGAHDRSVLDLIDSSTELLSPSTNAAEIAKFVHHQTADKFDVLRSDENEEGDHEVTAEEVDIAHRVLTRYYRLVIMDSGNTARAANWRRMIDHTNQLVVPVTAIEDRAEAARLTLQTLESRGGHDAELARNAVVIVSESTDAKRAMSGDALKRAKDEAQRIADGFEPFVRAVVRIPYDPALVNGPIRYEALQPATQRAWLAAAAAVAKGF from the coding sequence ACATCAGGGCCATCGTCCGTGACAACGGAACCGCTGAGGTCGTCGTCGCAGGTAACTCCCGCATCGTCCCTGCTGGGGAGTCCCTGCAGGATCTTCGCAACAACGCCCTGGCCCTCGTCGTGGGCGAGGCACAGACGCTGAACCGTCCCGTCAGGGCCCAGATCGAGGATCCCGAAGGGCACGGTGAACTGATCGTGCACCCGGACAACAGGATCGAATCCGTCTCCTACGAGGTACGCCCCGCCCGACGCCGGGCAGAAGCATCGGAACCCGCGCCTGAGACGGTAGCCCCAGCCGTCATTGAAACCGTCCCGGCCCCTGCACCCGAGCCTGTTGCGGTGCCGGCAGAACCTGCGGTTGCCGCCGTCGCCGCGGTGGACCGCCGGCCGTGGCCGCCGAACCCCGTCACCTTAGACACGACGCCAGCCCCGGCAGTTGCCACGGAGGAAGCCCCTCCGACCCGGCGCAGCTTGAAGGAAACCTCTTTCCTGGTCGGCGCCCCGGTCCTGGAACCGGCCACGCAGGGCTGGCGTGGTGCGCTCACGCGCCTTGGCTTCCGGATGGACCCGTCAGCCGAAGAACTCTCCGCGCGGGAGGATATCCGCACCGTTAGCCAGCACTGGCCCGGCCCGCGGACCATTGCCGTGGTCAACCGCAAGGGCGGGGCGAACAAGACCCCCACGGTGGTGATGCTCTCGGCGATCCTTGCCCGCTACAGCGGGGCCGCAACGGTGGCCTGGGACAACAACGAGTCCCAAGGCACGCTGGGGTGGCGCACGGAAAAGGGCGCCCATGACCGCAGCGTCCTGGACCTGATCGATTCCTCGACAGAACTGCTCTCCCCGTCAACGAACGCCGCGGAGATCGCCAAGTTCGTCCACCACCAGACCGCTGACAAGTTCGACGTGCTGCGCTCAGACGAGAACGAAGAAGGCGACCACGAAGTCACCGCCGAGGAAGTCGACATCGCCCACCGGGTCCTCACCCGCTACTACCGGCTGGTCATCATGGACTCCGGCAACACCGCCCGCGCAGCAAACTGGCGGCGAATGATCGACCACACCAACCAGCTCGTCGTGCCTGTAACGGCCATCGAGGACCGCGCCGAAGCCGCCCGGCTGACGCTGCAGACTCTCGAATCCCGTGGCGGCCACGATGCCGAGCTGGCCCGCAACGCTGTTGTCATCGTCTCCGAATCCACTGATGCCAAGCGCGCCATGTCCGGGGATGCCTTGAAGCGGGCCAAAGACGAGGCCCAGCGGATTGCCGATGGTTTTGAGCCGTTCGTCCGGGCCGTCGTCCGGATTCCGTACGATCCAGCGCTGGTCAACGGCCCCATCCGTTATGAAGCTCTCCAACCCGCCACCCAGCGGGCATGGCTGGCGGCCGCGGCCGCCGTCGCCAAAGGCTTCTAG
- a CDS encoding histone-like nucleoid-structuring protein Lsr2: protein MIVLEDDIDGSAAEETVRFAIDGNSYEIDLNSAHAEELRATVSRYASAGRRTAGPAGKTRRPPSGKSRTGKIRAWAEAQGLSVNSRGAINREITAKYDAAH, encoded by the coding sequence ATCATCGTTCTTGAAGACGACATCGACGGGTCGGCAGCCGAAGAAACAGTGCGCTTTGCCATAGATGGCAATTCCTACGAAATTGATCTCAATTCCGCTCATGCCGAGGAACTGCGCGCAACCGTTAGCCGGTATGCGTCAGCAGGCCGCAGAACGGCAGGACCGGCGGGAAAGACCCGCAGACCACCCTCCGGAAAAAGCAGGACCGGGAAAATCCGGGCCTGGGCCGAGGCTCAAGGCCTGAGCGTGAACAGCCGCGGAGCCATCAATCGGGAAATCACCGCGAAATACGACGCAGCCCACTAG
- a CDS encoding DUF6668 family protein has protein sequence MRQSLNPWITSPTADTAEQETPDTYLPPTAVISAPLKGMVEPDAADRLAHRTMSGSAALWIIGAHGGAGESKMADLLGARPTDHCWPVLQDGSKPRVLLVCRADMRGLTAVRSALTQWASGAAPEVDLLGLAVLADAPGKTPKALRDFTSIVGGGAPRLWTLPWVEAWRLGDTTAPSSREYQRFITDMAALAFDSTSTTH, from the coding sequence ATGCGACAGTCCCTGAACCCTTGGATTACCAGCCCCACCGCCGACACTGCTGAACAGGAAACGCCGGATACGTACCTGCCGCCAACGGCAGTCATCAGTGCACCTCTGAAGGGAATGGTCGAACCCGACGCAGCAGACCGCTTGGCCCACCGCACCATGTCCGGTTCTGCCGCGTTATGGATCATCGGCGCTCATGGGGGAGCGGGCGAGAGCAAAATGGCGGACCTCCTCGGCGCCCGGCCCACCGATCACTGCTGGCCCGTCCTGCAGGACGGAAGCAAGCCACGGGTGCTGCTGGTCTGCCGCGCAGACATGCGCGGCCTGACAGCCGTCAGGAGCGCCCTGACCCAATGGGCATCAGGAGCCGCACCGGAAGTTGACCTGCTCGGCCTGGCCGTCCTTGCTGACGCACCGGGGAAAACTCCCAAAGCCCTCCGGGACTTCACTTCGATCGTCGGCGGGGGAGCGCCCCGGCTTTGGACCCTCCCCTGGGTGGAAGCCTGGCGGCTCGGGGACACCACGGCCCCGTCGTCCCGCGAATACCAACGCTTCATCACCGACATGGCCGCCCTGGCCTTCGACAGCACATCAACCACCCACTGA
- a CDS encoding STAS/SEC14 domain-containing protein, with protein MGADEAHAALEVIDALGQGARLPMLIHVQGVNFSRAARRVFPSPSDVSRIALLGSSPVDYVIALFVLRVIPLPFPIRYFTSSLAKP; from the coding sequence ATAGGGGCTGACGAGGCTCACGCCGCTCTTGAAGTCATCGACGCGCTGGGCCAGGGCGCGAGGCTTCCGATGCTGATACATGTTCAAGGGGTAAATTTCTCCCGGGCTGCGAGACGGGTCTTTCCTTCACCCTCGGACGTTTCCCGGATCGCGCTGTTGGGGTCATCCCCGGTGGATTACGTTATCGCCCTTTTCGTTTTGCGGGTGATCCCGCTGCCATTCCCCATCAGGTACTTCACTTCCTCCCTGGCGAAGCCATAA
- a CDS encoding helicase HerA domain-containing protein, which yields MTVKTVKPSKGVPRDKAEKQLREAGPGARGWSGPGGGMAQLVPSVKEYRGTTVQVCGLWPFSSGASSPMIGVPLGRHEETQATVCCDPISWFQRARLISNPSAFILGKPGLGKSTLVRRMFLGLAAQGVNPLVLGDLKGEHVKAVEALGGQVIKLGRGVGYLNILDPGQAVEVAQLLEEHGHHDAATRVRADAHGRRLNMVVSLITISRNNPPTDQEQTILDRALRVLDERFDGIPVLKDLLDVIVSAPDELRQVALDRGDMNVYLQETRALEATLLGLTGGGKLGEIFSRQTTNPMKRDRAVVFDVSSIDETETDLQAAVLLACWSYGFGSVNVANALADAGLEPRRNYFVVLDELWRALRSGKGMVDRVDALTRLNRSVGVGQIMISHTMSDLLALPAEEDRMKARGFVERSGMVICGGLPASEMPLLTSAIPLSRQEQQKLISWQDPPAWDSRGVDVEPPGRGKFLIKVGGRPGIPVQIGLTSIEQGGGLNDTDTRWHKPAQTLMDPAVPQLPAEGGTL from the coding sequence ATGACAGTAAAGACAGTAAAGCCATCAAAGGGGGTGCCAAGGGACAAGGCTGAGAAGCAGCTGCGCGAGGCCGGGCCGGGTGCCCGTGGCTGGTCCGGACCTGGCGGCGGCATGGCTCAGCTCGTCCCGTCCGTGAAGGAGTACCGGGGAACCACTGTCCAGGTCTGCGGCCTGTGGCCGTTTTCCTCCGGTGCGTCCTCGCCCATGATCGGCGTCCCGCTCGGCCGTCACGAGGAAACCCAGGCCACGGTCTGCTGCGACCCGATCAGCTGGTTCCAGCGCGCGCGCCTCATCTCCAACCCTTCCGCTTTCATCCTCGGAAAACCCGGGCTGGGCAAGTCCACGCTGGTCCGGCGCATGTTCCTGGGGCTTGCCGCACAAGGCGTCAATCCACTGGTTCTCGGTGACCTGAAAGGCGAGCACGTCAAAGCTGTCGAAGCTCTCGGCGGGCAGGTCATCAAGCTCGGCCGCGGCGTCGGCTACCTAAATATTCTCGATCCGGGTCAGGCTGTCGAGGTCGCCCAGCTCCTCGAGGAACACGGCCACCACGATGCCGCGACCCGGGTCCGGGCCGACGCCCACGGCCGCCGCCTGAACATGGTCGTCTCCCTCATCACTATCAGCCGGAACAATCCGCCGACCGACCAGGAACAAACCATCCTGGACCGCGCCCTGCGGGTCCTCGATGAGCGTTTTGACGGCATCCCGGTTCTGAAGGACCTGCTGGACGTGATCGTCTCCGCCCCGGATGAGCTGCGCCAGGTCGCGCTGGACCGTGGCGACATGAACGTCTACCTGCAGGAGACGCGGGCGCTGGAAGCGACCCTGCTGGGGCTGACCGGGGGAGGGAAGCTGGGAGAAATCTTCTCCCGGCAGACCACCAATCCGATGAAGCGCGACCGGGCCGTGGTCTTCGACGTCTCCAGCATCGACGAGACAGAGACTGATCTGCAGGCCGCCGTGCTGCTCGCGTGCTGGTCCTACGGCTTCGGGAGCGTGAATGTCGCCAACGCTCTCGCCGACGCGGGCCTGGAGCCACGGCGGAACTACTTCGTAGTGCTGGACGAGCTGTGGCGGGCGCTGCGCTCCGGCAAGGGCATGGTTGACCGCGTGGACGCGCTGACCCGTCTGAACCGGTCCGTGGGCGTCGGGCAGATCATGATTTCCCACACTATGTCCGACCTGTTGGCGCTGCCGGCAGAAGAGGACCGGATGAAGGCCCGCGGCTTCGTGGAACGCTCCGGCATGGTCATCTGCGGCGGCCTTCCCGCGTCGGAAATGCCACTGCTGACCTCCGCCATTCCCCTCTCCCGGCAGGAACAGCAAAAGCTCATCTCCTGGCAGGATCCGCCCGCCTGGGACTCCAGGGGGGTCGACGTAGAACCCCCGGGACGGGGAAAGTTCCTCATCAAGGTTGGCGGCCGCCCCGGGATCCCCGTCCAGATCGGGCTGACCTCCATTGAGCAGGGCGGGGGACTGAACGACACCGACACCCGCTGGCACAAGCCCGCGCAAACGCTGATGGACCCGGCAGTACCACAGCTGCCCGCAGAAGGAGGAACGCTGTGA